The sequence below is a genomic window from Bacteroidales bacterium MB20-C3-3.
TTAACGGGATATTCATTTCTGAGGCAATTTTTATTGTGGCTGTTACCTCTTCTTCATTATATACTTTAACTATCAGCTTTGGAATAAGTCTGTAGAATGAGGCATCTGTTCCAAAGGCAAGGGTGCTCAGCGAGTCGTGGAGTAGCCTCTCTGCGGGTATCGCTTTAGAAAGGAGATTATAAAACTCCTGATATTTACCGGTAATCATTTGATTATATTTTTTAGGGTTGCAAAATCAAAATTCTTTGCCACTATCCGTCCTTTTCTGTCCAGAAGAAGAGTGTAGGGGACACTCTCTGTTTCATACAGCTGAAAGATTGAGCCGTTGTCGTTTTCTAAAGGAGAGAGTACATGCCATTTTATGTTTTCCAAAATTTTGTATTGGTTGGAGGAGGCAGGTGTCCCCATTGTATTAACTGCAATAATTTTTACCCCTTTTTTTCTGAGGTTTTTATACTCTCGCTTTAATATTTCTGTATATGTTTTACATGTGGCGCAGTGTTGGTCTGTGAAATAAATGAGTGTAAATTTTGAGCATTTTTTGCCAAGTGTTATTCTCTTTCCTGATGTATTTAACATTGTATGTTCAGGAAAGAGGGAGCCAACCTGGTTCATTTTAGTCCGTTTTACCATTGATGGTACCCATATTGCCGGATACTCTTTATTAATCCAGAAATCAGGATAGGGAATTATGAAATCCTCAGCAACAATAACAGAGGCCTCTCTCCGTTTCTCACTCTGAGAGTAGAGGAGCTCCTCATAAATATATGAAAATACACTACGGTAAAGCTCTTTGTCACTCGCTGAAGATAAATTTGAAAATAGTGATGAGATTGAAGTTTTCACAGATACTGAATCTTCAAAGTCTATTGCTTCAATATATGCAGCGGCAAATCTGGATGCCTGTTCACTGAATTCCTTATCATTTTCATACAACTTAGAAAGAAGCTCATCTAATGAAGATGAACTGAGATTTCTGCCTCTTATTTTCCCGGAGTTGTCTATAAGAAAAATCTGAGGTGTTTTAACAACATTATAAAGCCTGGGAAAATCTGTAGAGTAAGCCGGATCTGATACAAATGTCCAGTTTATTATGTCATTAACAGGCAATCCTGCTATAAAATTTCTAAGTCTGGATGTATCGGGATGTGTAAAAACTGCAAAAACAGATAAACCCTCATAATCTGCGAATTTTGAAATCTTTAGCAGCTCCGGAAGCTCTGTTTTGCAAATTGTGCACTGATCATCAAAAAACAGCAATACTGTATATTTGGAACCGAGACTCTCTTTTAAGGATTTGTGAATACCTGAGGGGGTTGTCATAACAAGATCAGGGGCATCCATCCCTATCAGTGAATGCTTGTTGAATTCAACGAATAGTAAAATCTCGGATTTATTTAAACCATCAGGAGGGGTAAGAGTGTCGCTAAGAAAATATTTCTGTGCTATATATACCGATACACTCTCAAGACCCATTATCCCGGAATCTTTGAAAATCATAAATAGTCTTCCGGCTATATATGAGGAAAGATTATTGCTTTCGCCAGCAGCTATCAGCCTGTCTGATGCGGCACTGAGAGAATCGGGATGAATCGGAATAGTGGACAGAAAGCTTGATATATGGCTGTCAACCTTTTGTCTTAAGGAATCGGCACCACTAATCTGCCTGGTTTGTGAAAAAAGACCAAGTGATATTGTAAGAAGTAAAAATAAGAGGGTTGCTTTAATGTTCATTCTTCTCTTCTCTCCTTAATCTGCCGGTTAGATCCACTCCGGGAGCCAGGAATATCCGGGCATCTCCGCCATTTAAGAGAAGGTCTCTTACAACAGTAGAGGTAATAAATGAGCACTCGGCAGAGGATGGGATAAAAACGGTCTGAATATTTGGAGATAATTTGTAGTTAGCTTGTGCAATAACCTGTTCAAAATCAAAGTCAGTGGTTGATCTGATTCCCCTTACAATAAAATCTGCTCCAC
It includes:
- a CDS encoding redoxin domain-containing protein, producing MNIKATLLFLLLTISLGLFSQTRQISGADSLRQKVDSHISSFLSTIPIHPDSLSAASDRLIAAGESNNLSSYIAGRLFMIFKDSGIMGLESVSVYIAQKYFLSDTLTPPDGLNKSEILLFVEFNKHSLIGMDAPDLVMTTPSGIHKSLKESLGSKYTVLLFFDDQCTICKTELPELLKISKFADYEGLSVFAVFTHPDTSRLRNFIAGLPVNDIINWTFVSDPAYSTDFPRLYNVVKTPQIFLIDNSGKIRGRNLSSSSLDELLSKLYENDKEFSEQASRFAAAYIEAIDFEDSVSVKTSISSLFSNLSSASDKELYRSVFSYIYEELLYSQSEKRREASVIVAEDFIIPYPDFWINKEYPAIWVPSMVKRTKMNQVGSLFPEHTMLNTSGKRITLGKKCSKFTLIYFTDQHCATCKTYTEILKREYKNLRKKGVKIIAVNTMGTPASSNQYKILENIKWHVLSPLENDNGSIFQLYETESVPYTLLLDRKGRIVAKNFDFATLKNIIK
- the coaD gene encoding pantetheine-phosphate adenylyltransferase, producing MMRKAVFPGSFDPFTKGHLDVLQSSLRVFDKVVVAVGYNINKSGLFTIEERIEIIKESVKNLNNVEVESYTGLTINFCNSCGADFIVRGIRSTTDFDFEQVIAQANYKLSPNIQTVFIPSSAECSFITSTVVRDLLLNGGDARIFLAPGVDLTGRLRREEKNEH